In a genomic window of Thiolapillus brandeum:
- a CDS encoding TAXI family TRAP transporter solute-binding subunit, protein MKDNQGWKELLAVYGPLVLLVLMGFMLAYQYIKPAPPDHILMASGEKGGAYDEFARRYQKLLAKQGITLEIVDTHGSVDNLRLLAEGRVDMAFVQGGVARPGQLGTHLESLGSLYYEPLWVFQRSDMNIDRLTGMKGLRLAIGPEGSGTRALVELLLQENQLSGNEAQLLSIDSAEAARRLHDGSVDVAFFVASPESERVASLLHDSQVKLVNIQRATAYARRHPFLVELTLPEGAEDLATNIPSRDIHLLAATSELVIQEDLHPAIATLMMQVIDKVHRDAGWFSSEGEFPSPRHTSFPLSTEAERFFRDGPPFLQRFLPFWAASLLDRTKIMILPLLGLLLPLFKVVPPLYRWRMRARIYRWYEELQEVDRNVLKASPREKLAYLGKLDELEREVRDVVVPLSFAYQLYHLRLHIDFVRQKLQEPSSS, encoded by the coding sequence ATGAAAGATAATCAGGGTTGGAAGGAACTGCTGGCTGTTTACGGGCCTTTGGTGCTGCTGGTGTTGATGGGTTTCATGCTGGCCTATCAGTACATAAAACCTGCACCTCCCGACCATATTCTCATGGCAAGTGGAGAAAAAGGGGGGGCATACGATGAATTTGCGCGGCGCTATCAGAAGCTGCTGGCAAAGCAGGGGATCACCCTGGAGATCGTGGATACCCATGGTTCGGTAGACAACCTGAGGCTGTTGGCAGAAGGCCGGGTGGACATGGCTTTTGTACAGGGCGGTGTGGCCAGGCCCGGGCAGCTTGGAACGCACTTGGAGAGCCTGGGCAGCCTGTATTATGAACCCCTGTGGGTGTTTCAGCGTTCAGACATGAATATCGACCGACTGACCGGCATGAAAGGCTTGCGCCTGGCCATTGGTCCCGAAGGCTCCGGTACCCGGGCTCTGGTGGAGTTGTTGTTGCAGGAGAATCAGCTGTCTGGCAATGAGGCGCAGCTGCTTTCCATAGATTCGGCAGAGGCGGCCAGGCGTCTGCATGACGGAAGTGTGGATGTGGCATTTTTTGTTGCCTCTCCCGAAAGTGAGCGTGTGGCCTCGCTGCTGCATGATTCACAGGTGAAACTGGTGAATATTCAAAGAGCCACAGCCTATGCGCGGCGGCATCCCTTCCTGGTCGAGCTTACCCTGCCCGAAGGGGCGGAGGATCTGGCCACCAATATTCCCTCCCGGGACATTCACCTGCTGGCGGCAACCTCTGAACTCGTCATCCAGGAAGATCTGCATCCGGCCATTGCCACCCTGATGATGCAGGTCATCGACAAGGTGCATCGTGATGCGGGATGGTTCAGCAGTGAAGGGGAGTTTCCCAGCCCCCGGCACACCAGTTTTCCCCTGAGCACGGAAGCGGAGCGATTCTTCCGCGACGGCCCGCCTTTTCTGCAGCGGTTTCTGCCTTTCTGGGCCGCTTCCCTGCTGGATCGGACCAAGATCATGATCCTGCCCCTGCTGGGCTTGCTGCTGCCTTTGTTCAAGGTTGTTCCGCCCCTGTACCGGTGGCGCATGCGGGCGCGCATCTACCGCTGGTATGAAGAACTGCAGGAGGTGGACCGGAATGTCCTCAAAGCATCCCCCCGGGAAAAACTGGCCTATCTGGGAAAGCTGGATGAGCTTGAACGCGAGGTGCGTGATGTAGTGGTTCCCCTGTCATTTGCCTACCAGCTCTACCACTTGCGTCTGCATATCGATTTTGTGCGGCAAAAGCTGCAGGAGCCTTCCTCATCGTGA
- a CDS encoding hydrogen peroxide-inducible genes activator: MTLNELKYIVAVARARHFGRAAEACFISQPTLSVAVRKLERELGVELFERRQGEVTVTPVGEQVVTQAQRVLEEAGVIREIVEHGRDQLAAPLRIGAIYTIGPYLFPHLISELAQRAPQMPLVIEENYTHVLAEKLKQGEVDAILISLPFEEHGILTVPLYEEHFVALVPGSHPLNQRDRLSIEDISQEKVLLLGTGHCFRDQVLEICPDCLRKRNLAEGDMLADLEGSSLETIRYMVASGMGVTILPCSAAGADRFSQRLVSIKRFQDADPSRVVALAWRKSFPRPQAIDVLRQAVHASKLSCIKHLD, translated from the coding sequence ATGACCCTGAACGAACTGAAATACATTGTTGCAGTAGCCCGGGCCAGGCATTTTGGCAGGGCGGCTGAAGCCTGTTTCATCAGCCAGCCCACTCTGAGTGTGGCGGTGCGCAAGCTGGAGCGGGAACTGGGGGTGGAACTGTTCGAGCGGCGCCAGGGAGAGGTCACGGTCACTCCCGTGGGTGAGCAGGTGGTGACCCAGGCTCAACGGGTACTGGAAGAAGCAGGCGTGATCAGGGAAATCGTCGAGCATGGCCGGGATCAGTTGGCGGCACCCCTGCGTATTGGTGCCATTTACACCATTGGGCCCTACCTGTTTCCCCACCTGATCAGCGAATTGGCCCAGCGCGCCCCGCAGATGCCCCTGGTGATCGAGGAAAACTACACTCATGTGCTGGCGGAAAAGCTCAAGCAGGGCGAGGTGGATGCGATACTCATCTCTCTGCCTTTCGAGGAACATGGCATTCTCACTGTGCCTCTGTACGAGGAGCATTTCGTCGCCCTGGTGCCGGGTTCCCACCCTTTGAACCAGCGCGACAGGCTAAGTATCGAAGACATCAGCCAGGAAAAAGTACTGCTTTTGGGAACCGGACATTGTTTTCGGGATCAGGTGCTGGAAATCTGTCCGGACTGCCTGCGCAAGCGCAACCTGGCAGAGGGGGATATGCTGGCCGATCTGGAAGGCAGCTCCCTGGAAACCATCCGCTATATGGTGGCCAGTGGCATGGGAGTCACCATTCTGCCCTGTTCCGCTGCCGGAGCCGATCGCTTCTCTCAGCGCCTGGTGAGCATCAAGCGCTTCCAGGATGCCGATCCCAGTCGTGTAGTTGCCCTGGCCTGGCGCAAGAGTTTTCCCCGCCCCCAGGCCATCGATGTACTGCGCCAGGCAGTGCATGCCAGCAAGCTCAGCTGTATCAAGCATCTGGACTGA
- the pabB gene encoding aminodeoxychorismate synthase component I — MPIHTLPDRTDVSLLYQGLRQLSWAFWLDSGSGEHLDYGGRYHILVADPRIRILSDNGLTRLYHRDGRVEETRESVLDVIRQALQVESPCLGKPPFGGGAIGYLSYDFGRRLEGLTVETGSLPEVAMGIYDWAVIADEQTGQRWIAGREGCIPKALPALLDRAQDATRAAASTGIPGGARHGLSKSRYAHAFNRIQHYLREGDCYQVNYAQRFSAPFQGDTWPLYLAMRAANPSPYGAYLSFPFGDILSSSPEQFLALRDAEVVTRPIKGTRPRSGDMRQDQRLLKALENSEKDRAENLMIVDLLRNDLGRVCVPGSIAVPELFKVESYPTVHHLVSTVTGRLAPGEDALSLLAACFPGGSITGAPKHRAMEIIQELEAYPRQIYCGSIVRIGFDGNMDSNIAIRTLQIDNGEATYHAGGGIVADSTLEEEYQESLDKAAAFFKLFNKEAQVLNDER, encoded by the coding sequence ATGCCTATTCATACATTGCCAGATCGCACGGACGTGTCCCTTCTCTACCAGGGCCTACGCCAACTTTCCTGGGCTTTTTGGCTCGATAGCGGCAGTGGTGAGCATCTGGACTATGGCGGTCGCTATCATATCCTGGTGGCCGATCCGCGCATCCGCATCCTCAGTGACAATGGGCTGACCCGGTTGTATCACCGTGACGGTCGGGTGGAAGAAACCCGCGAGTCCGTGCTGGATGTGATCCGCCAGGCACTGCAGGTCGAATCCCCTTGCCTGGGTAAACCGCCGTTTGGTGGCGGCGCTATCGGGTATTTGTCCTATGATTTTGGACGCCGTCTGGAAGGGCTTACTGTGGAGACAGGAAGCCTTCCCGAAGTCGCCATGGGAATCTATGATTGGGCCGTGATAGCGGATGAACAGACCGGCCAGCGCTGGATTGCGGGAAGGGAAGGCTGTATTCCCAAGGCGTTGCCGGCATTGCTGGACAGAGCCCAGGATGCCACCCGGGCAGCCGCAAGTACCGGAATTCCCGGGGGGGCCAGGCATGGACTCAGCAAAAGCCGGTATGCTCATGCCTTCAACCGGATTCAGCACTATCTGCGTGAAGGGGATTGCTACCAGGTCAACTACGCGCAACGATTCAGTGCGCCCTTCCAGGGCGACACCTGGCCTTTGTATCTGGCCATGCGGGCCGCCAATCCCTCACCTTACGGCGCTTATCTCTCCTTCCCTTTTGGGGATATTCTCAGTTCCTCTCCAGAGCAATTTCTGGCCCTCAGAGACGCGGAAGTGGTCACCCGCCCGATCAAGGGCACGCGTCCCAGAAGTGGTGATATGCGTCAGGATCAACGCTTGCTCAAAGCCCTGGAAAACAGTGAGAAGGATCGTGCCGAGAACCTCATGATCGTGGACCTGCTGCGCAATGATCTGGGGCGGGTCTGCGTGCCGGGCAGTATCGCGGTGCCGGAACTGTTCAAGGTGGAATCCTATCCCACGGTGCATCACCTGGTGAGTACAGTAACCGGCAGGCTGGCCCCGGGAGAGGATGCCCTGAGCCTGCTGGCGGCCTGTTTTCCCGGCGGATCCATCACCGGGGCGCCCAAGCATCGTGCCATGGAGATCATTCAGGAACTGGAGGCGTATCCGCGACAGATCTATTGTGGCAGTATTGTCAGGATCGGCTTTGATGGCAACATGGACAGCAATATCGCCATTCGCACCCTGCAGATCGATAACGGCGAAGCCACTTATCACGCGGGTGGTGGTATCGTGGCGGATTCGACCCTCGAAGAGGAATATCAGGAAAGTCTCGACAAGGCCGCTGCATTTTTCAAATTGTTCAACAAAGAGGCCCAGGTGCTGAACGATGAAAGATAA
- a CDS encoding heterodisulfide reductase-related iron-sulfur binding cluster: MSERREGSLEAPTRHALDWKNPDFYDEEKLLTEMERVFDICHGCRRCVSLCHAFPTLFDLVDESDTMEVDGVDKKDYWKVVDHCYLCDLCFLTKCPYVPPHEWNIDFPHLMLQAKAVHYKNHGAKTRDRILSATDTVPKLAGIPIVAGVVNAMNANPGFRKLLENTLGVDHDAVIPKYTSKPLRKRIQPQPDARGEAAGPTTGKVALFATCYGNNNQPDIGEDLAAVFEHNGIPVTIAEKERCCGMPKLELGDLEAVAKAKEVNIPQLAKMIDNGWDIVAPIPSCVLMFKQELPLMFPDDEEVLKVRDHIYDPFEYLMLRHKAGKLNTDFKNSLGKVSYHVACHQRVQRIGNKTRELLQLVPDTEVQAIERCSGHDGTYAVKKEFHAISMKLVRPVARKVQQFEPDHLTSDCVMAGHHIAHALDNGLAAEHPMKLLRRAYGI; encoded by the coding sequence ATGAGTGAAAGACGTGAAGGCAGTCTGGAAGCGCCTACCCGGCATGCACTGGACTGGAAGAATCCGGATTTCTATGACGAGGAAAAACTGCTGACGGAAATGGAACGGGTGTTCGACATCTGTCACGGCTGCCGTCGTTGTGTCAGCCTCTGCCACGCCTTTCCCACCCTTTTCGATCTGGTTGATGAGTCTGACACCATGGAAGTGGATGGTGTGGACAAGAAAGATTACTGGAAGGTCGTGGATCACTGCTATCTCTGTGATCTGTGCTTCCTGACCAAATGCCCCTATGTGCCGCCCCACGAGTGGAATATCGATTTCCCGCACCTGATGCTCCAGGCCAAGGCGGTGCATTATAAGAATCATGGCGCCAAAACCCGTGACAGGATCCTGTCCGCGACGGATACCGTGCCAAAACTGGCGGGTATTCCCATCGTTGCCGGTGTGGTCAATGCCATGAACGCCAACCCGGGATTCCGCAAGCTGCTGGAAAACACCCTGGGCGTGGATCATGATGCCGTGATTCCCAAATACACCAGCAAGCCCCTGCGCAAGCGCATCCAGCCCCAGCCCGATGCACGGGGAGAAGCCGCGGGTCCAACCACAGGAAAAGTGGCCCTGTTCGCCACCTGTTACGGCAACAACAATCAGCCGGATATCGGCGAGGATCTGGCCGCAGTGTTCGAGCACAACGGGATTCCCGTGACTATCGCGGAGAAAGAGCGCTGCTGCGGCATGCCCAAGCTGGAGCTGGGCGACCTGGAAGCAGTTGCCAAAGCCAAGGAGGTGAACATTCCCCAACTGGCGAAGATGATCGATAACGGCTGGGATATTGTTGCACCCATTCCGTCCTGCGTACTCATGTTCAAACAGGAACTGCCCCTGATGTTTCCCGATGACGAGGAAGTGCTGAAGGTGCGGGATCATATCTATGATCCCTTTGAGTACCTTATGTTGCGGCACAAGGCGGGCAAGCTGAACACGGATTTCAAGAATTCCCTGGGCAAGGTGTCTTACCACGTCGCCTGCCATCAGCGGGTGCAGCGCATCGGCAACAAGACCCGGGAACTGCTGCAACTGGTGCCGGATACGGAAGTACAGGCCATCGAGCGCTGTTCGGGCCATGATGGCACCTATGCGGTGAAGAAGGAATTTCATGCCATTTCCATGAAACTGGTGCGCCCCGTGGCCCGGAAGGTGCAGCAGTTCGAGCCCGATCACCTCACCAGCGACTGTGTGATGGCCGGGCATCATATTGCCCATGCCCTGGACAATGGTCTGGCGGCGGAACATCCCATGAAACTGCTGCGCCGTGCCTACGGCATCTGA
- a CDS encoding rubrerythrin family protein: MSLKGSKTEQHLKDAFAGESQANRRYLYFAAKADVEGYNDVAAVFRSTAEGETGHAHGHLEYLEEVGDPATGLPIGGTADNLKAAIAGETHEYTDMYPGMAKDARDEGFDEIADWFETLAKAERSHANRFQKALDALDS; this comes from the coding sequence ATGTCACTCAAAGGTTCAAAGACCGAGCAACATCTGAAAGACGCCTTTGCCGGCGAATCCCAGGCTAACCGCCGTTATCTGTACTTCGCGGCAAAAGCCGACGTGGAAGGCTACAACGATGTGGCCGCCGTGTTCCGCTCTACCGCAGAAGGCGAGACCGGCCATGCTCACGGCCACCTGGAATACCTGGAAGAAGTGGGTGATCCTGCCACTGGCCTGCCCATTGGTGGTACTGCCGACAATCTGAAAGCAGCCATTGCCGGTGAAACCCACGAGTACACCGATATGTACCCCGGCATGGCCAAGGATGCCCGTGACGAAGGCTTTGACGAGATTGCCGACTGGTTCGAGACCCTGGCCAAGGCTGAGCGCTCTCATGCCAATCGTTTCCAGAAGGCCCTGGACGCCCTGGATAGCTGA
- a CDS encoding DUF3501 family protein, with translation MSKLKREDLMSLEEYDQARPGFREQVMAHKKNRLVRLDEHAALYFEDRLTMQYQIQEMLRIEKIFDAAGIQEELDTYNPLIPDGSNWKATFMIEYPDVEERKEMLARLKGIEDKVWVRVGDLEKVYPISNEDLERTTEEKTSSVHFMRFELTDEMVEAAKQGADISMGIDHAEFNVTLSPIPAVTAASLRNDLH, from the coding sequence ATGAGCAAGCTGAAACGTGAAGACCTGATGAGCCTGGAAGAATATGACCAGGCACGTCCCGGGTTCCGGGAGCAGGTCATGGCGCACAAGAAGAACCGCCTGGTACGCCTGGATGAGCATGCGGCCCTGTATTTCGAAGATCGCCTCACCATGCAATACCAGATCCAGGAAATGCTGCGCATTGAAAAGATCTTTGACGCAGCTGGCATCCAGGAAGAGCTGGACACCTACAATCCCCTTATTCCTGACGGCAGCAACTGGAAGGCAACCTTCATGATTGAATACCCGGATGTGGAAGAGCGCAAGGAAATGCTGGCCCGCCTCAAGGGTATCGAGGACAAGGTCTGGGTGCGTGTGGGCGATCTGGAAAAAGTGTATCCCATCAGCAATGAAGACCTTGAACGTACGACAGAAGAAAAGACTTCCAGCGTACATTTCATGCGTTTTGAACTGACGGATGAGATGGTCGAGGCGGCAAAGCAGGGCGCAGACATCAGCATGGGTATCGATCATGCAGAATTCAATGTCACCCTATCTCCCATTCCCGCGGTTACGGCGGCTTCCTTGCGAAATGACCTGCACTGA